The window TCGGCGGGTGGCCGCCACGATGCGCGACCTGTCCCGCCGTGGCTCGCTGGACGCTGCGCTGGCCGAGGCTGGGGTGGCCGACCGGGTCCAGGTCCTGAGGTTGGACGTGACCGACCAGGCGTCCATCGACGAGGCGATGGAGACGGCCGACTCGTGGGTCCGCCTGGCCGGCGACGTCGGCCGACTGGTCGGGCTGGTAAACAACGCCGGCGTGCTCGCCGTCGGGCCGTTCGAGGAGACGCCTCCCGAGGCCGTGGACAGGATGCTGGACACCAACCTCCACGGCACCCTCGCCGTGACCCGGGCGGTGCTGCCCCGCCTGCGTGGACACGGTGGTCGCATCGTGTGCGTGACCAGCTCCAGTGGCCTTGGCGGGCTGCCCACCTGGGCGGCCTACGCCGCATCCAAGTGGGGGGTCGAGGGGTGGGCAGAATCGCTGGCCTTCGAGGTCGGCCCCCACGGCATCGACGTGGCCCTGGTGGAGCCGGGCGCCTTCCCGACCGGAATCTGGCGAAACGAGGCGTGGCACGGTTCGCCCGAGGGCCCATACGGCCCCATGGTCGAGGCCATGGCGGCGGCCGACCGGAGGGCCGCCGAATCTGGTGGTGATCCGGTGGCGGTGGCCAGGGTGGTGGCACGGGCCTTCGACGCGCGGTGGCCTCTCACCCGGCGGCCGGTCGGGCGGGGCGCATGGCTGCGCTGGGCCGCCCGCGGCATCGTGCCGTTCGGGGTGCAGCGCCGGGTCGTGGCCCGCATGGTCGGCTGACCGGCCGGAGCGCCAGACTCGGCCCCATGGACTTCGACCTTCCGCCGGATGACGATCCGCGGCGGCTGAAGGTGAGGGCATGGCTGGCCGCCAACCCCGATCCGACCGGTCGCCAGCTGCACGACGCCGGCTACGTGGTACCCCACTGGCCGGCCCCCTACGGTATCGACGCGGATCCGATGCACCAGGTGGTCATCGACGACGAGCTGCGCCGGGCCAGCGTGAGCCGGCCAAACAACCCGATCGGCATCGGTTGGGCGGCACCGACCATCGCCATGGCCGGCACAGAGGAGATGAAGGCCCGCTACCTCGACCCGATCTTCACCGGCGAGGAGTTCTGGTGCCAGATGTTCTCGGAGCCCGACGCCGGCTCGGACCTCGCAAACCTGGGAACCCGGGCGGTCCGCGACGGCGACGAGTACGTGGTGAACGGGTCCAAGATCTGGACCAGTGGCGGCCACAGGGCCGACTTCGGGATCCTCATCGCCCGCACCGACCCCGACGTGGCCAAGCACAAGGGCATCTCCTACTTCATCTGTCCGACCGACCTCCCGGGCCTATCGATGACCCCGATCGTGGACATGACCAGCGCCCACTCGTTCAACCAGGTGTTCTTCGATGACGTCCGCATCCCGGCACGCCTTCGGGTCGGCGACGAGGGTGACGGCTGGCGTCTCGCCCGGGTGACGCTGGCCAACGAGCGGGTCTCGTTGTCCTCGGCCGGTTCGCTGTGGGGTGCCGGGCCGTCGGCCGACGACCTGCTGGACCTGGTCAGGAGGGCCGGCGGAACCTCGGACCCCGTCCTGCGCCAGCGCCTCGCCACGCTCCACTGCGAGGCCGAGGTGCTGCGCCTGAACCGGCTGCGCACGCTGAGTTCCCAGCTTGCGGGGAGGGAGCCCGGGTCGGAGGCGAACATCCAGAAGGCCATGGCCGACGACCACGGACAGCACGTCATGGAGCTGGCCAAGGGCCTCGTCGGGTCCTCCGGGATGCTCGTGGGCTCCGGTCCACCCGGTCGCCTGGACGCGTCGAAGGTGGAGGGGACCACGGAGAACCGGCTGGTCACCGGGCAGTTCCCGGACGTTTCGTCGGTGTGGCACTACGGCTACGTCTTCTCACCGGCCCTGACCCTGGGCGGGGGCACGTTCGCCGTGCAGCGCAACATCATCGCCGAGCGGGTGCTGGGCCTGCCGCGGGAGCCCGATGCCCAGCGGGGGCGGTCGTGGTCCGAGGCCCGGTCGTCACAGAGCGTGTAGGCACCTGGTGATGAAGGCGGGCGACCTCACCACCCCGGCACTGCTGGCCGACGTCGCCGTCCTGGAAGGCAACCTGGCCACGATGTCGGCAGCTCGTCCGGGACCTGCCCTGCGGCCCCATGTGAAGGCCTTCAAGACCACCGCGTTGGCCGCCCGCCTCGTCGCGGCAGGTCACACCGGCTTCTGTTGTGCCACGATCCGGGAGGTCGAGGGCATGGCCGCCGCGGGCCTGGGAGACGACCTGCTGCTGGCCAACGAGGTCCTGGACGCCGGTCGGTTGGGGGTCTTGGTCCGGGCCGGCACGGCCAGGGTGACCGTGGCTGTCGACTCCCCGGCCACCATCGCCGCCGCGGTGGCCGGCGGCGTGCGCGAGGTCCTCGTCGACGTGGACGTGGGCATGCCCCGGTGCGGCTGCGATCCGGCCGACGCCGGACGCCTGGCCGACGAGGCCCGTGCCGCCGGCCTGCAGGTACGGGGCGTCATGGGCTATGAGGGCCACGTCCAGCACGAGGTGGATCGCCAGCGCCGGGAGCGTCGGGTGGCCAGGGCCATGGAGGACCTGGCGAGGGCCCACGCCGAGGTGGGTGGCGAGGTGGTGTCCGGCGGCGGTACGGGCTCGTGGGACTGCAACCACGTGGTTACTGAACTTCAGGCCGGATCGTTCGTGCTCATGGACGGCGACTACGCCCGCCTGGACCTGCCGTTCCGGGAGGGCCTGGTGCTGCTGACCACGGTGGTGTCGGTGAGCGCCCGGGGCCACGCGGTCCTGGACGGGGGCCTAAAGGCCCTGGCCATGGACAGCGGCGGCCCGGCACTGGTGGGCGGTGGCGACGTGCAGTTCTGCTCCGACGAGCACACGACTGTGGTCGGGGGTTCCTGGACGGTGGGGGACCGGGCGGGCCTCCGGCCCGCCCACATCGACCCGACCATCGCCAAGCACGAGGTCATGCACCTCGTCGACGACGCCGCGGCCGGTGGCGACGCCGAGGTGTTGGGGTCGTGGTCGGTCGACCTGCGGGGATGGTGACCCGGTGAGCGGCATCCACAGCGACGGATCCTGGCGAAACTGGGCCGGCAACCAGCGCAGCCGACCGGTGCGGATCGCCCGCCCCACCTCCGAGTCCGAGGTCGTCGACCTGGTCCTGGAGGCGGCCACCGATGGCCTACGGGTCCGGGTGGTGGGTGCCGGCCACTCGTTCACCGCCATAGCCCGTACCGACGACGTGCTCGTCACGCTGGACGACATGACCGGGATCGTGGCCGTCGACGACGCCACCGGCCGGGTCCGGGTGCGGGCCGGAACCCGACTCTGCGACCTGAACCCGCAACTCGACGCGGTCGGCC of the Acidimicrobiales bacterium genome contains:
- a CDS encoding alanine racemase; translated protein: MKAGDLTTPALLADVAVLEGNLATMSAARPGPALRPHVKAFKTTALAARLVAAGHTGFCCATIREVEGMAAAGLGDDLLLANEVLDAGRLGVLVRAGTARVTVAVDSPATIAAAVAGGVREVLVDVDVGMPRCGCDPADAGRLADEARAAGLQVRGVMGYEGHVQHEVDRQRRERRVARAMEDLARAHAEVGGEVVSGGGTGSWDCNHVVTELQAGSFVLMDGDYARLDLPFREGLVLLTTVVSVSARGHAVLDGGLKALAMDSGGPALVGGGDVQFCSDEHTTVVGGSWTVGDRAGLRPAHIDPTIAKHEVMHLVDDAAAGGDAEVLGSWSVDLRGW
- a CDS encoding acyl-CoA dehydrogenase family protein, whose amino-acid sequence is MDFDLPPDDDPRRLKVRAWLAANPDPTGRQLHDAGYVVPHWPAPYGIDADPMHQVVIDDELRRASVSRPNNPIGIGWAAPTIAMAGTEEMKARYLDPIFTGEEFWCQMFSEPDAGSDLANLGTRAVRDGDEYVVNGSKIWTSGGHRADFGILIARTDPDVAKHKGISYFICPTDLPGLSMTPIVDMTSAHSFNQVFFDDVRIPARLRVGDEGDGWRLARVTLANERVSLSSAGSLWGAGPSADDLLDLVRRAGGTSDPVLRQRLATLHCEAEVLRLNRLRTLSSQLAGREPGSEANIQKAMADDHGQHVMELAKGLVGSSGMLVGSGPPGRLDASKVEGTTENRLVTGQFPDVSSVWHYGYVFSPALTLGGGTFAVQRNIIAERVLGLPREPDAQRGRSWSEARSSQSV